In Bacillus spongiae, a single genomic region encodes these proteins:
- the purD gene encoding phosphoribosylamine--glycine ligase, producing MNILVVGRGGREHAICQKLSVSESVNNVFCAPGNDGMKGDATLVSIDEMNFSALVEFVEKEKIDFTIVGPENPLLAGIVDYFQERKLAIFGPTKKAAEIEGSKAFAKQLMSKYHIPTATFATFTDLQAAKDYVEQQGVPIVIKADGLAAGKGVVIPHTLEEAYRTLEEMLVHKRFGEASTKVVIEEFLEGEEYSLMSFVNGDKIYPLAIAQDHKRAFDGDQGPNTGGMGAYSPVPHIGEDVIDRTLASIVKPVAEAMISENRSFTGILYAGLILTTEGPKVIEFNARFGDPETQVVLPRLQNDLAQVIQGVLAREEVSMEWDENVMLGVVLAAKGYPNAYEKGLVIEGVSSISEDAYVFHAGTKLKDGQFLSNGGRVLLVGAKNTTINQARKAVYQELEQVSTDAFFYRNDIGERAIKNVSSSFERTHTR from the coding sequence GTGAACATACTAGTAGTGGGCCGCGGAGGTCGCGAGCATGCAATTTGCCAAAAGCTATCAGTGAGCGAGAGTGTAAACAACGTATTTTGTGCTCCAGGAAATGATGGAATGAAAGGAGACGCAACCTTAGTTTCAATCGATGAAATGAATTTTTCAGCACTCGTTGAGTTTGTCGAAAAGGAAAAAATCGATTTTACTATAGTCGGACCAGAAAATCCATTATTAGCAGGAATTGTCGACTATTTTCAAGAAAGAAAATTAGCCATTTTCGGCCCAACAAAGAAAGCGGCTGAAATTGAAGGAAGTAAAGCGTTTGCAAAGCAATTAATGAGCAAATATCATATCCCTACAGCCACCTTTGCCACATTTACCGACCTTCAAGCTGCGAAGGACTATGTTGAGCAGCAAGGTGTACCTATTGTAATAAAAGCAGATGGTTTAGCTGCCGGAAAAGGGGTTGTCATTCCCCACACTCTGGAAGAAGCTTATCGCACACTTGAAGAAATGCTCGTGCATAAGCGATTTGGAGAAGCTTCGACGAAAGTGGTTATTGAAGAGTTTCTAGAGGGGGAAGAGTATTCTCTTATGTCATTCGTAAATGGTGATAAAATCTATCCCCTTGCCATTGCTCAAGACCACAAACGAGCGTTTGATGGAGATCAAGGACCGAATACGGGGGGAATGGGAGCCTATTCGCCTGTTCCACACATTGGTGAGGATGTTATTGATAGGACATTGGCCAGTATTGTGAAACCTGTTGCTGAAGCGATGATAAGTGAAAATCGTTCTTTTACGGGCATTTTATATGCTGGGTTAATATTAACGACAGAAGGTCCGAAAGTGATTGAATTTAATGCCCGATTTGGCGATCCGGAGACACAGGTCGTTCTACCTCGCTTACAAAATGACTTGGCTCAAGTTATTCAAGGAGTGTTAGCAAGGGAAGAAGTGAGCATGGAATGGGATGAGAATGTCATGTTGGGGGTTGTACTTGCAGCCAAAGGGTATCCAAATGCTTATGAGAAGGGACTTGTGATTGAAGGAGTTTCATCAATCAGTGAAGATGCCTATGTGTTTCACGCGGGGACGAAATTAAAGGATGGTCAATTCCTTTCTAACGGTGGAAGAGTATTGCTAGTAGGGGCAAAAAATACAACAATTAATCAAGCAAGAAAGGCAGTTTACCAAGAGCTAGAGCAGGTTTCCACAGATGCTTTCTTTTATCGAAATGATATTGGTGAACGAGCCATTAAGAACGTTTCTTCGTCTTTCGAACGTACACATACAAGATAG
- a CDS encoding YerC/YecD family TrpR-related protein → MQIDKLRGKELDQLFHAILSLQELEECYQFFDDLCTVNEIQSLAQRLEVARMLREGNTYHKIETQTGASTATISRVKRSLNYGNDAYEWALDRAKELNKK, encoded by the coding sequence ATGCAAATTGATAAATTAAGAGGGAAAGAGTTAGACCAGTTATTTCATGCGATCTTATCTCTTCAAGAACTTGAAGAATGCTATCAATTTTTTGATGACCTTTGTACTGTCAACGAAATTCAATCATTAGCACAACGTTTGGAAGTTGCCCGAATGTTACGTGAAGGAAATACTTACCATAAAATTGAAACCCAAACAGGAGCAAGTACGGCGACGATTTCACGAGTTAAACGTAGCTTGAATTATGGCAATGATGCTTATGAGTGGGCATTAGATCGTGCCAAGGAATTGAACAAGAAATAA
- the purH gene encoding bifunctional phosphoribosylaminoimidazolecarboxamide formyltransferase/IMP cyclohydrolase, whose translation MVKKRALLSVSDKNGIIEFARSLVELDFEIISTGGTKATLIENGIDVVGVNEITHFPEILEGRVKTLHPHIHGGLLAKRNDQSHKEQLEEHQITPIDLVCVNLYPFQQTIAKPSVTEEEAIENIDIGGPTMLRASAKNFEYVTVVVDSNDYDHIIEELKNDGTTSRETHMKLAAKVFRHTAAYDAHISEYMTKCAMEENPEQLTVTFERHQSLRYGENPHQKATFYRAPLGSDFSIANAHQLHGKELSYNNIHDADAALQIVKEFSEPAAVAVKHMNPCGVAVGKSPFEAFQRAYEADSTSIFGGIVAFNREVDADTAALLHEIFLEIVIAPAFSNEAMDILTAKKNIRLLTVSFDSQPKTEKMLTSVEGGLLVQDLDTFSINDADIKVATKREPTEAEWNSLKLGWNVVKHVKSNAIVLCQDNMTVGVGAGQMNRVGAAKIAIEQAGEKAKSAVMASDAFFPMADTVEAAAKAGVTAIIQPGGSIRDEDSIQKADEYGIAMVFTGVRHFKH comes from the coding sequence ATGGTGAAAAAGCGCGCGTTACTTAGTGTTTCGGACAAAAATGGAATCATTGAATTTGCCCGTTCATTAGTAGAACTTGATTTTGAAATCATTTCAACAGGTGGAACGAAAGCAACATTAATTGAAAATGGTATTGATGTCGTTGGGGTAAATGAAATAACCCATTTTCCAGAAATTCTAGAAGGACGAGTGAAAACATTGCATCCCCATATTCATGGTGGACTATTAGCGAAACGAAATGACCAATCACATAAAGAGCAGTTGGAAGAACATCAAATTACACCGATTGATTTAGTATGTGTTAACCTATATCCATTTCAACAAACGATTGCGAAGCCGTCGGTAACGGAGGAAGAAGCGATTGAAAACATTGATATCGGTGGACCGACAATGCTTCGTGCATCCGCTAAAAACTTCGAATATGTTACGGTTGTCGTGGATTCTAACGATTATGACCACATTATTGAGGAACTGAAAAACGATGGAACCACTAGTCGTGAGACGCACATGAAACTTGCAGCAAAGGTATTCCGTCATACAGCCGCATATGATGCTCATATTAGTGAATATATGACAAAATGTGCGATGGAAGAAAATCCAGAGCAATTAACGGTCACGTTCGAGCGTCATCAATCTCTTCGATATGGAGAGAACCCTCATCAAAAAGCGACATTTTATCGAGCGCCACTTGGTTCTGATTTTTCAATTGCAAATGCCCACCAGCTACATGGAAAAGAGCTGTCTTACAATAATATTCATGATGCTGACGCTGCCCTACAAATTGTAAAAGAGTTCTCTGAGCCAGCTGCTGTTGCGGTTAAGCATATGAATCCTTGTGGAGTGGCGGTTGGGAAAAGTCCTTTTGAAGCTTTCCAACGTGCCTATGAAGCAGATTCGACGTCTATTTTTGGTGGAATTGTAGCTTTTAACCGCGAGGTGGACGCGGATACAGCCGCATTGCTGCATGAAATCTTTTTAGAAATTGTGATTGCACCAGCCTTCTCTAATGAAGCGATGGACATTTTAACAGCTAAGAAAAATATTCGCCTATTAACGGTATCTTTTGATAGTCAGCCAAAAACAGAGAAAATGTTAACATCCGTTGAAGGCGGACTTCTTGTTCAAGACCTGGATACTTTTTCTATAAATGATGCGGATATAAAGGTTGCGACAAAACGTGAACCAACAGAAGCGGAATGGAACTCGCTTAAATTAGGCTGGAACGTTGTGAAGCATGTAAAATCAAATGCCATTGTTCTATGTCAAGACAATATGACGGTTGGGGTCGGAGCAGGACAAATGAATCGCGTTGGGGCTGCGAAGATTGCGATAGAGCAAGCAGGTGAAAAAGCGAAATCAGCCGTGATGGCATCAGATGCTTTCTTCCCAATGGCTGATACGGTAGAAGCAGCCGCAAAAGCTGGGGTGACAGCAATCATTCAACCAGGAGGATCCATTCGAGACGAGGATTCAATCCAAAAAGCAGATGAATACGGAATTGCCATGGTATTTACAGGTGTTCGTCATTTTAAACATTAA
- a CDS encoding adenine deaminase C-terminal domain-containing protein, with protein sequence MNGKLSPTVLLKNARYLHGILKKWVHGHIWIYEDRIIYCGESLPPTLKNCEVVDCSNYFIVPGYIEPHVHPFQLYNPHSFANYASKTGTTTIVNDNLMLALGLGKKKAFSLLEELKKHPVTMYWWSRFDSQTELIDEEKVFSNEEVKGWLEHPDVLQGGELTSWPKLMDGDDMLLHWMLDTKKLGKKMESHLPGASDYTLAKMKLFGADGDHEAMTGEDVYKRLVHGYQVTLRHSSIRPDLPKLLKEIEELDIQTYEPFMLTTDGSTPAFYEQGVLNWLVKMVIESGIPEIEAYQMVTHNVAKYYGIDHMHGTVATGKVANLNILAATDNPTPIGVLGKGTWIKKLTGEMYEAPSPKWSHHLSPLRLDWDLTDEELQFSMPFGIEMVNDVITKPYSVSLDASYESLSTDHDESFLLLLDRHGKWRISTLIKGFAHSVSGFASSFSNTGDIIMIGKNKSDMKKAFSRMKEMGGGIVLVEDGKILHEIPLQLNGTMSEVDMEELIESEKTFKQLLQDRGYKFSDPIYTLLFLSSTHLPYIRITQKGLYDVMKKSILIPSIMR encoded by the coding sequence ATGAATGGCAAACTTTCACCAACTGTTCTATTGAAGAACGCACGTTATCTCCACGGTATTTTAAAAAAATGGGTTCATGGTCATATTTGGATCTATGAGGATCGCATTATATATTGTGGTGAATCCTTACCCCCCACACTAAAGAATTGTGAAGTCGTTGATTGTAGCAACTATTTCATTGTACCTGGATACATTGAACCACATGTCCACCCATTTCAGTTATATAATCCCCACTCTTTCGCTAACTATGCATCCAAAACGGGAACGACAACAATCGTAAATGATAATTTAATGCTTGCTTTAGGTTTAGGTAAGAAGAAAGCGTTTTCTCTATTAGAGGAGCTAAAAAAGCACCCGGTAACGATGTATTGGTGGAGTCGATTTGATTCACAAACTGAACTGATAGACGAAGAAAAGGTCTTTTCTAATGAAGAGGTAAAGGGTTGGCTTGAGCACCCGGATGTTCTTCAAGGGGGAGAGCTTACTTCGTGGCCGAAGCTAATGGATGGGGATGATATGCTACTCCATTGGATGCTTGATACAAAAAAACTCGGAAAAAAGATGGAAAGTCATCTTCCTGGAGCCTCCGATTATACTCTCGCTAAAATGAAGCTATTTGGCGCGGATGGTGATCATGAAGCGATGACGGGAGAAGATGTGTATAAACGACTAGTACATGGGTACCAAGTAACTCTCCGTCATTCATCCATTCGTCCCGACTTACCTAAGTTATTAAAGGAAATAGAAGAACTCGACATTCAAACCTATGAGCCATTTATGTTAACAACAGATGGATCTACGCCAGCTTTTTATGAACAAGGTGTTTTAAACTGGTTAGTAAAAATGGTCATAGAATCAGGGATTCCAGAAATAGAAGCATACCAAATGGTCACGCATAATGTTGCCAAATATTACGGAATTGATCATATGCATGGCACGGTTGCAACAGGAAAAGTAGCAAACTTAAATATTTTAGCCGCAACGGATAACCCTACTCCAATCGGCGTGTTGGGAAAAGGGACATGGATCAAAAAGCTGACGGGTGAAATGTATGAAGCTCCTTCACCTAAATGGAGCCACCATTTATCACCGCTTCGCTTAGACTGGGATTTGACAGATGAAGAGCTCCAATTTTCGATGCCGTTTGGGATTGAAATGGTCAATGATGTTATTACTAAGCCCTATTCTGTATCACTGGATGCATCGTACGAATCCCTCTCAACAGACCATGATGAAAGCTTTTTATTACTTCTAGATCGTCATGGGAAATGGCGAATTAGTACGCTTATCAAGGGCTTTGCTCATTCGGTTAGTGGATTTGCTTCATCCTTCTCAAATACGGGTGACATTATCATGATTGGAAAGAATAAAAGTGACATGAAAAAAGCTTTCTCAAGAATGAAAGAAATGGGTGGGGGTATCGTTCTCGTTGAAGATGGAAAAATCCTTCATGAGATCCCCCTTCAGTTAAATGGAACGATGTCAGAAGTAGACATGGAAGAATTAATTGAGTCTGAAAAGACATTCAAACAGCTATTGCAGGATCGAGGATATAAGTTTTCAGATCCAATTTATACATTATTGTTCTTATCCTCAACCCACTTGCCATATATTCGTATTACACAAAAGGGACTATATGATGTAATGAAAAAAAGCATATTGATACCTTCAATCATGCGGTAA
- a CDS encoding EYxxD motif small membrane protein, protein MFLEYVTDMTFVLVSLIGGIIAILYVYVRKTKKRS, encoded by the coding sequence ATGTTTTTGGAATACGTAACGGATATGACTTTCGTACTTGTATCTTTAATTGGTGGAATTATCGCTATCTTGTATGTGTACGTTCGAAAGACGAAGAAACGTTCTTAA
- a CDS encoding DUF2892 domain-containing protein, giving the protein MKVSPNIGIINALIRITIGFTLLAWSTAKLSKKPWRESYLLVAMCAGMKIGEGILKYCPVTALFEKGAPMLDDKKLDLSDMIEKFTEKAEQKQETEQDGPDIPYNPS; this is encoded by the coding sequence ATGAAAGTGTCTCCTAACATAGGGATTATCAATGCGTTAATCCGAATTACGATTGGTTTTACTCTTTTAGCATGGTCCACTGCTAAGCTTTCCAAAAAACCTTGGCGTGAGTCGTACCTTTTAGTAGCCATGTGTGCTGGAATGAAAATTGGTGAAGGTATTTTAAAATACTGTCCTGTCACAGCACTATTTGAAAAAGGAGCACCTATGCTAGACGATAAAAAGCTAGACCTTAGCGATATGATAGAGAAATTCACAGAAAAAGCTGAGCAAAAACAAGAAACCGAACAAGACGGTCCAGACATCCCATATAACCCATCTTAA
- a CDS encoding DUF3048 domain-containing protein, giving the protein MWKKAFLIMSVTLFVSGCRSDEELSEAENGDNVQQKPNEEQLPLEEEIVEEFVFPLTGEVTGEQTNQRSVAVMINNHPKARPQSGLHEADIVYEILAEGDITRLLAIYQSSLPDVVGPIRSARDYFIDIAKGYNSMYIAHGYSPEAKSMLEDGVIDHINGIQYDGTLFHREDFRVAPHNSYITKNNLLKGADQLGYNMEGSPASLMFRTDEKELIEGNVSTFAVSYYENPSFTSKYQYVAGNYERWVNGEQTLDLETESPVHLKNVLIVEVPHATIDSAGRRELSLTSGGNGLLFQNGEMKEITWKNEKGLIVPYNGDEQAKLVPGKTWVHVIPTNPGISQMVSY; this is encoded by the coding sequence ATGTGGAAAAAAGCCTTCTTAATTATGAGCGTTACTCTGTTCGTTTCAGGCTGTAGGAGCGATGAAGAGCTATCAGAAGCAGAAAATGGCGACAATGTGCAACAAAAACCAAACGAAGAACAGCTTCCACTTGAAGAGGAGATAGTGGAGGAATTCGTCTTTCCGTTAACAGGAGAAGTAACGGGTGAACAAACTAACCAGCGATCAGTAGCTGTTATGATCAACAACCACCCGAAAGCAAGGCCACAATCAGGTTTACATGAAGCGGATATCGTCTATGAGATACTGGCAGAAGGGGATATTACAAGGCTGTTAGCAATCTATCAAAGTAGCTTACCAGATGTAGTTGGACCTATTCGCAGCGCCCGTGACTATTTTATTGATATCGCTAAAGGGTATAATAGTATGTATATTGCACACGGATACTCTCCTGAGGCAAAGAGCATGTTAGAAGACGGAGTGATTGATCATATTAACGGAATACAATATGATGGTACTCTTTTTCACCGTGAAGATTTTCGTGTTGCTCCCCATAACTCCTATATAACCAAAAACAATCTATTGAAAGGAGCCGACCAGCTAGGCTACAATATGGAAGGCTCTCCTGCAAGTTTAATGTTTAGAACAGATGAAAAAGAGTTGATTGAAGGGAATGTATCTACCTTTGCAGTCAGCTATTACGAAAACCCTTCTTTTACATCTAAATATCAGTATGTTGCAGGAAATTATGAACGCTGGGTAAATGGGGAACAAACGCTTGACCTTGAAACAGAATCCCCAGTGCACCTAAAAAATGTTCTCATCGTTGAAGTACCACATGCTACTATCGATTCTGCGGGAAGACGAGAGCTCTCCCTCACTTCAGGGGGAAATGGCCTTTTATTTCAAAATGGTGAAATGAAAGAAATAACATGGAAGAATGAAAAAGGACTCATTGTACCGTATAATGGAGATGAGCAGGCTAAACTTGTTCCAGGAAAAACATGGGTTCATGTCATTCCAACAAATCCAGGAATTTCACAAATGGTATCTTACTAA